In Scophthalmus maximus strain ysfricsl-2021 chromosome 5, ASM2237912v1, whole genome shotgun sequence, the sequence ttgtttgtaataatggatatttaaatgtaaaatgatggatttaatgtagaatcaacacaaaggaagtatttaaattcaaatgctattgtttaatagcatctatttaactttgagcacagattctcaGGATGGCCAATGGCTAACGGTCGCCAGCCGTCAATGGCGTTAAAAACGTTTTAACATGTTAATCTTTGCGTTAATTGAGAATTATGTAATGCGTTCAAAAAACGCCATTCACGCATTtggtttacttcctgtggcgtCCGACGTCGCGTGCCGCCTAACCGTTAGCcattaatgttgacagcactaatatatatatacagtatatataaatgtcGGTTGATTTCGTGTTTTAATAATGATTCATTCGCCACAAGATGCGGATAGTGATactttatgctgttttttttttttttttaaacccctcAGTATCACATAAGAGGCCGTTCTTGTGTGAAGCCAATGAAgagtcttcttcttcctggttACGAAGTCTTGAAGTGGCTCTTTTTTATCTTCCCGTTCACGTTGCGGTTGACGGCGCACTCGGCTCTCTGTAGAGGAGAGATCTGACACGACAACCCCGGTGCTGCTCTGACGTCCAGACAcctcatggggggggggcgggccTTTGAAGAGCCACTGCAAACGGGCGCCAGTTCACCGACGACTGACTGACGTCCGCGGGGGAAAGTGACGGTGGACGTCTGAGGACCTTCCAGATCACCTGTGATCAGAGCCACGCCGCCGTCTGAGCCCGTTTCATGAAGTTACCGGAGTTGAACCTCGACGCGgaagtttcttttgttgttttttttcccccgagcgcaaaaaacatgaaaagcttCCTGTTATTTGCTTCGCAGCAGAGAACGGAGAAAACGTGGAACATTGATTGATGCTGTATTTatttgggcggggggggggggggggtcattatGGAAACAAGAACGCTCTCATTTTGTAATTCGTAAGCTTTCACAATGTCTCTGTGTCTAATAattagagctgcgacagttaatcgattactaaatgaatcgccatctattttgataatcgataaatcggttcaagtagatttatgaaaaaaaagagtcagaattctctgatttcagcttcttaaatgtgaatatcttctggtttctctgctcctctgtgacactgaactgaagatctttgttgtatggaaaaaaaaccttgaccttggtggttttgggaaacacaatcggcACTTTCTACCATTTTATGACGTTCTATgcaccaaacaactgatcgattaatggagaatgaaaagttgtttgttcttttaattgGTTGATCATTATTCAGGTAACATTCCACGATTATCGCATCCGGTAAGACGTGTGATGTCGGAACCCTGTAATAACTATACTGTATTTATGCAGCAAGTTAGAGGCCGACCAAGAAATCAGCCAGTCAATATATATCATTGGCCAACATTAGCTCATCACAGAGCAACAATATCCCGACGTCCTGATGGTTATGACGACTCAACTTTATCATAATTCTGGAAGGCTTCCGCAGTTTGTGGCTGTATTGGATAACTTGGGTTTCTAATACTGTGAGTGAATGTCGACAAACAAGAAATTGCACCGGTACGTTTGGGTTATCCTGCTCAAAAGTAGGAtccttgtcaaaaaaaatttgtaGGCTTGTGATATTCGAATATCATACGTCAGATTTTCCAGTGTCATAATccaccgctttatcctttaacCCCCGCCCCCAACAAAGATTCCAGTAATGTTAATCAATACTTCCTCTGGGCCACGTCTATATCTGTAGCTCCGTACTCACTCTGTGTCAGTGATGACGTAGCCGAAgacgtcgtcgtcatcgtcactcttcttcctgctgtctTTTACGTCCAGTTGAAGTTCGGGAACGCGCATCGTCTTCTTGCGCGGCTCCTCGTACACGAGGGCAGCAGGAGGGGGCGCCACCTCCTTGATCCAGCCCCGCACCTCGGACACCTCCTCGACCGACTGGGCGGCGTCCTTCTTCTGCACCGTCACTCCCGCCTGGCTGGTCCGACTCTGGACGTTCTCCTGCCCCACCGGTTGGTCAATGGGCGTCTCCACGGCGACGTGGTTCCAGCTCCTTGCCGATGGGGCGGGGCCGAGCGACGTCCTGTCCAGGTAGGCGAGGAGTTTGGTGAAGAGGCTTCCACTCCCAgcctgaaaatgaaaacatgcaaaccAGAAACAGTTTGGCAAACTGGCACTTGGCGATGTAAAATCTCAAAGACCAGCAACCCCCTTGTGTTCTTTACGAGCTCGGAACCTGAGGAGTTCACGAGTTGTGACATGCTTGCCGAGGTTTTTCAGAAAAGGTGACGGCATGGAAGTTCATTTTTCATGAGACGATGAGGTTAATATGAAGACTTTTTAAGAGTAAATCGGTGATATTCGCAGCAGCCTAAAGTTTCCCCTCTGCATCACGTGACCAGACCACTTCCTTGTCAATGTCAATGTTAGCATCCATGCTAGTGTTGCCTAGCAGCACGGTTGACACAACTTCGTCAACACTTGAACGCCGACATCACAACGACTTCCCACGTCGTGGCCACCGGCTCACAAGCTCCATCTGAAGGCCGcgtacatgtgcacacactggGCCTGACTGACATCTCCGAgtgtggcaacccaccgtgacgtcacccagtTTTTTGAACTGCCATTCTGAAGCCTCCGGTTCAGCGttttgtccagcgccatcttggttttgcTTTTGGCCACCAGAAATCACCATATGTGGGGGAGCGGTGGGCGGGACCTGAACTGACTGAGAGCTCGAGGACACTGTccctattggacggtacttgCTGTCAATCCCACTGTATCCACGTCCCCATGCATTCTGTGCATTATGGTTCAGTTGAAATGGGCCATaatatacaaaatgaacatcatactGAGTTGAAGAAGgacttgaaccataaactccctGAACCAAGTTATGAATCAATTGAGAAGTCGAGTCGTGGGGTTTCATTTTCCTTCCTCATACAGAATATCAACTGCCCATAATGTCAGTTGGACCACGTTtctaaagttgttgtttttccgtGAACGCTTACCGTGTCCTTCACGTTCTGCTCTTCTGCGGCCGTGCGGCGCTCTGTTGGGACAGAAACACATATTCACGCGTTGTGTCAcgaaaggagaggaaagaatgtGATGTTTCAATCAAACAGAGAAGCAGCCGGAAACATCTCGAAAGTAAAAATGTGCACAAAGAGCTAAAGAGCCAGTTGGGGGTCCTAttagatttataaaaaaatttgCAACAGTGGAAGTTTagtttttcacagattttttttctctaataaaACGCTGGAAATCAGAAAATCTTCAACACCAATATCTACTACTTCCTCAATAAGCCAGGGCCTATTTCTGCCACATGCTTCATGACTTTTAGCCATTTTAAACTCCCGGTTGGGCACATTTACACATAGTTTAGTGTTTGCACAGAGCTGAACAGGACGCCTATTAATTTCACTGTGTACTACGGACTTGCTTCACAGCTTCCGCTCAATACTTTTAATTGTGTAAAAACATGATAATAATTCTCCATTAAATTACCTTGCAGCGCTGCCGGCACACTGGGAGTGCTCCCCTGGGGTTTCAGCATCGGAGCATTCTCCAACAACTGCTCCCCTTCCTCATGTCCGgcagccgcctcctcctcctcctcttcgtcatctCGCTCCCCATTTCTCAACTCTCCCTCCAGGTCTCTCGGTCCAGTTCTAGCCCGACTCAGGCCCCTGTTTGTTCCTTGGTCCCGGTCGACCACCTGCAGCGCGTCAGCTATGAGGCTGGAGAGCTGATCCAGGTCCTGCGGCGTCAGGTCGTCCACGTCCACACGCTGCCTGCCGACGTTCTTCAGGACGTTCTCGATGAACCTCTCTGGAGGAGAGATGGACgtgacagagtcagacagagactGTTAAagtcatgaaaacaacaaatattttatttgtttgaatctatgatttttgtttaaattagtTTGAAACCTAAAGAACTGTTTTTGCTCAGGTGGATATTCTGAATTTGATCAGTTTTATCATGAATCACCCATAGGAGTTTATGAAGTTTGtgagaaaataacaatattaaatGATTCAATCAATAGTCTATTTTTCATCAATAATTGTAAATTGAAGCGAACAGACCCTGAAGTGCCAACGTGTATTTTACAACAAGAAACCAATCAAAAAGGTGAGCAGGTTTTAACTGAGGCTTCATAGTGAATGAGGAAACAAAGTCcggctgctcctcttcctggaATGTAAAAAAGCCTGATCaccctccatcttcttcctgctctcaaaCACAGCGAGCTTCACCCTGTCCACAGATTTCCTGGTTCTCTCCCCTTTAGATCTACAAGTTGAAGATGGGTGGAACCAACATGTGGTGAAGTGTCAGAGCTGACAGGCCCCGTTCACTGTGCAGACACATGTTGTTGAGATCAGAGATCAGACTTAAGtttcacttctcagacactgaaacTCAGACAGTCGTTCGTCACTGAGAGGTGAAATGGCGCAGAAAGGAGTTGAGGTGGAGCGGAAATCCTTCTCTTGTTCCATCTGTCTGGATCTACTGGAGGATCCGGTGGCTATTTCCTgtggacacagctactgtatgagatgtattaaaacccactgggacaaagaggatgagaagaggatctACAGCTGCCCTCAGTGTAGAGAGACCTTCACACTGAGACCTGTCCTGGTGAAAAACACCATGTTGGCTGATttagtggagcagctgaagaagactggactccaagctgctcctgctgatcactgctGTGCTGGACCTGAAGATGTGGCCTGTGATGTTTGTACTGGGAGAAAACGGAAAGCCGCCaagtcctgtttggtttgtttggcctcttattgtgaaaaacaCCTCAAGCATCATTATGATGCACCTCCGTTAAAGAAGCACAAGCTGGTGGACCCCACCAACAAGctccaggagaacatctgctctCGTCACAATAcggtgatgaagatgttctgccgcactgatcagcagtgtatctgttaTGTCTGCTCTGTGGACGAACATAAAGGCCACGACAcagtctcagctgcagcagaaaggaccaagaggcagagagagcttGAGCTGAGTCgacaacaaatccagcagagagtccaggacatagagaaagatgtgaagctgcttcaacaggagctggaggctgtcaatggctctgctgacaaagcagtggaggacagtgagaagatcttcactgagctgatccgtctggtggagaaaagaagctctgacgtgaagcagcagatcagatcccagcaggaaactgaagtgagtccagtcaaagatcttcaggagaagctggagcaggagatcactgagctgaagaggaaagacgctgaactgaagcagctctcacacacagaggatcacaACCAGTTTCTACACAACTACCCCTCACTGACACCACTCAGTCCGTCTACACACTCATCCAGCATCAACATCCGTCCTCTCAGGTACTttgaggctgtgacagcagctgtgtcagaggtcagaggtcgactacaggacgtcctgactgagtcagagacaaacatctcactgaCAGTGACTCAAGTGGATGTTTTACTGCCACAACCAGAGcccaagaccagagaggaaTTCTTAAGATATTCACAAGAAATCACACTGGatccaaacacagcaaacacacatttgttattatctgagggaaacagaaaagtaaaattTATGAAAGAAGAACAGTTTTATTCTAGTCACCCAGACAGATTCACTTATTATTGTCAGGTCCTGAGTAGAGAGAGTCTGACTGGACGTTGTtactgggaggtggagaggagaggaggagtttcTGTAGCAGTCGCATACAAGAATATCATCAGAGCAGGGAACTCAGATGAATGTAGATTTGGATTCAATGACAAATCTTGGGCGTTATATTGTTATGAAAACACTTATAACTTTTATTACAACAGTATCAAAACTCCAGTCTCAGGTCCGGTGTCCTCCAGAGTCGGAGTGTACCTGGATCACAGTGCAGGTGTTCTGTCCTTCTACAGCGTCTCTGACACCatgactctcctccacagagtctAGACCACATTCACTCAGACGCTCTGTGCTGGAGTTCGTCCATTTAAAGTAGGAGCCACAGCTGAGTTCTGTAAACTCAAATAGACTTGAGTCATTCAAAGAGCGATGAGTTGAACTCTGCGTTTAGACCTTTTAACTTCTTTTATCTCCATGCTTGTTGCTCAAAGCTCGTGGTTGTTGCTATTGTTGTGACGTGTGCTCTGCACAgagatcagctgtcaatcaaacactgtGGGCGGTATTTTGACGTCTCCTCATTTAGTGAGACTTTTTCTGAATTGTCATGATACTGATCAATAACAGATGAAATCACCTCGCTGGTGTGATGAAGAATGAAAAGCTCCAGTGTGATCTCAGTTTCAGAGCTTGTTTCATGAGGTTTAATGAACTTAAACTAATCAACCTTCACCATGTTGGTGGCAGAGCAAAAAACAGCTATACGAGTCATTTGGAACAGTTTTACAACAGCAAAAGTTCTGTTTTGTCATTAAGGTGTGATGACTTGTTGAACATAATAGCAACGCACCACACACAATACGGTTTCCTGTGTATTGTATTAAATCAACAGCAGCTTGATTGTGTGATAAAAAGCTTAAAAATGACCATCGTTTGCTTGATGTTGAAAATTATTCTTCACATTGGAAACATTAATTGTCAAACAAATCCCACCACCAGGTCCAATCTGTTTCTATTCTGCCTTGACACGAATGAGATTTCCtcaataatcaatcaaaaaatatAGACTGATAAAATATAGTGAAACATTCAGCAGCTAAAGAGActgatgtttccctcaggatgtggtggagaccaaaaacagaggaaCAAGAGACAGAATACTTGACTTAACGCTCATCTGGAGAACACAAATATGACTCCAGATGAACGTCAATGTCGCTCTGTAATTGCTAAATGTGTAATTGAGCAACTGTTTGCTAAGAAAGTTGATGTgttgcccccaagtggccaggaaaaaaagaatcagtgattaaagtttaaaaaaactgaaagatgcTGCTAGTAACTAGAGATGTAGGAGAGGTTAAAGTACCTAAACTCAGTTTGTGTAAAGTTATAGTTTAGAACATTTAATTGCTGTTGTAAAATAAGATTAGAGCAATGTAAAGAAATaagatgaatattaaaaatacatcatgGTTTGTAGTGTGAAAGTGCAGCAGGGACACCAGCATCATTTAAGTTAAAGTAGAATCTTTGCTTTTATGAGGTGATAGTTGTTCATAGGATTGTTTAGTGTTTTACTTATGTTTATGTTTGACCTCTGCCacagaggttatgttttcacccttgTCCCTTTGTTAATTTGTTTCTCAGATTAATTACTACTTATCAGATTttcatgaaacttggtggaaggatgggacatgggccaaacaATAATCTATTACAGTTTGGTGTTGATCTGGACTAAAGGGGCTGagccatgacatttttttttatatcactttctttaatattttgaGACGTTTTTATGACATTTCCAGTGATTTCCCGGGAAATGATTCATGGGTTTTGATGAGTAAATCAGGAATATTTCAGGAACTGATGAGTATGAGTGTAATGTGATGTGTATCCAAATCAAAATGCAGATATAGCAGATGTAGCTGTTGTTTCATATGAGGACTGTTGGGCGTCGGCTGAGGTTTGCTCTTGACTGAGTCACATTCCAGTTCTTTgaacattgtgttttgtttgactttgtgttgcTGACGCTCAGGTTGAACCAGATTACATCCTGTACGGTTTCAATGTTGTTGAGCAAAAGTTTGATCTACTGTAAAATGATGTTTGGATGAAACAGGAATTCATATTAtcaataaagtttgtttttaaagaatgaaaccAGGAGGTGTGTTTCATTCGTGTCCATCTGTTTTcagagttgtaaaaaaaattgtttttgttttggctgaAACATATTTGAAGCTATGAAAACTGGTTTGGCTCAGGATGATATTCTGAATGTTTTATCAACCAAAGGagtttattaaataaaatattgattgattaatgaTTAAAAGATCATTTGGTTTGATTAGTCCCTGTCATAgtttatctgtgttttttaacCAATAAAAGTAAATTGAAGTGAAATTGAGCggaaaacacatcaacacacccTGAAGTGCCAACGTGTATTTTACAACTAAACACAAATCAGAGAGCAGGTTTTAACTGAGGCTTCATCGTTAAATGATTAAACTAAAACTAAAGTCCGGCTGCTCCTCTTACTGGAATGTAAAAAACGCCTGACAGCAGTCGCATACAAGAATAAAATGCAACAGTGCTTATAATATAACAGTTGTATTGGTTGTTTTACAACAGAAAATGTTCTATCTTGTCATGTAAGGTGTGATGACTTGTTGGACATAATAGCAATGCACCACACACAATATGGTTTCCTTAAATCAACAGCAGCTTGTGTGATAAAAAGCTTAAAAATGACCAATGTTGACACAAATGAGATTTCCtcaataatcaatcatttttaaagtCATGTGGAACAATAGTACAAAAAATATAGACATATAAAATATAGTAGAACATTCAGCAGCTAAAGAGCctgatgtttccctcaggaggtggtggagaccaaaaacagagcaacaAGAGACTGAATACTTGACTTAACTTTCATCTGGAGAACACAAACGTGACTCCAGATGAACGACAATGTCGCTCTGTAATTGCTGAATGTGTAATTGAGCAAAAGTTTGCTAAGAAAGTTGATGTgttgcccccaagtggccaaaaaaaatgggaaaaatgtgACTTGTTGGACGTCATAGCAATGCACCACATAAAAGATGTTTCCTTTGTATATAATATTAAAGAAACCCACTGCAATAAAAATCGTTTCTGTGTTTCGTAAATATTCCTTGTTAAAGATAATGTGCTGGATGACGAGGCAGCCTTTGCTAATGACTACAGCCAAGCTCAATGTGTCAGTATAAAACACACTCATTGGTTTCTACATCCACCACGTTGCACCGGAGAACACGTACCGTCCACAGACGTGAGCGGGTCCTTGACCGAAGCCCCTTGGGTTCGTCCCATCTTCAGGAGCCTGGACGTCGATGTCTCTTTTTTGAGCCCAGAATTTTCTATTCCGACGCTGTGGGAGGGCGTCAGGCGAGACCAGGGGGACCCCTGCTCCGCGGGCTGCACCGCCCCGCCGTGCAGGGACCAATGCCCAGAGAGATACTGCCTCAGGGCACCCAGCAGGAGGTCACCCTCCGATTGCGAGGCAAGGCGCTGGTTGGCTGGAGGTCTCTGCCTCTCCAGAGGCTGGCGGGATGAAGGCGCGAAGAGGCCGGAGGGGGACGGGCTTTGAGCCGAAGTCTGGGCCTTGGAGCGATGGACGTCTGCGGGGACGCCCGACTGGAGACGGTCACTCTGAAAGAGTGAAGACAAGCACACGTgtcctgaaacaaaaacagcttgCAACGTCAGTCCGCGTGAACATAACAAGACGGCTATGTTCCAGAGAAGGTCATGCACATGGGAGTGGAATGTccatattgaaatgaaaatgtgtttgtactgAGTTTAATATTGCAAACTGAGAAGCATCAAGTTGCTCCAAGTGTATGTGCATGGGGAATAAAATGTAA encodes:
- the LOC118310888 gene encoding tripartite motif-containing protein 16-like, producing MAQKGVEVERKSFSCSICLDLLEDPVAISCGHSYCMRCIKTHWDKEDEKRIYSCPQCRETFTLRPVLVKNTMLADLVEQLKKTGLQAAPADHCCAGPEDVACDVCTGRKRKAAKSCLVCLASYCEKHLKHHYDAPPLKKHKLVDPTNKLQENICSRHNTVMKMFCRTDQQCICYVCSVDEHKGHDTVSAAAERTKRQRELELSRQQIQQRVQDIEKDVKLLQQELEAVNGSADKAVEDSEKIFTELIRLVEKRSSDVKQQIRSQQETEVSPVKDLQEKLEQEITELKRKDAELKQLSHTEDHNQFLHNYPSLTPLSPSTHSSSINIRPLRYFEAVTAAVSEVRGRLQDVLTESETNISLTVTQVDVLLPQPEPKTREEFLRYSQEITLDPNTANTHLLLSEGNRKVKFMKEEQFYSSHPDRFTYYCQVLSRESLTGRCYWEVERRGGVSVAVAYKNIIRAGNSDECRFGFNDKSWALYCYENTYNFYYNSIKTPVSGPVSSRVGVYLDHSAGVLSFYSVSDTMTLLHRV